The Lepeophtheirus salmonis chromosome 13, UVic_Lsal_1.4, whole genome shotgun sequence genome segment TAAATCCAAATTTCAGTCTAACTgttctagcggacaaaaaaaaaaggtgtcaCAACGACCAAGATACTTTGAGACAAGGTCGGTCTGTCATCATCTTTTTAACTTCGTCACGCAGATTTGGCGTTAAGGCGATAAATAAAAGCGCTCCCTAGCTGAATAAAACATAATCTAGTCAtcttaattaatgatataaattataattattaataatatcaataggAATAGGTTAAGAGAAATATCATATACCTGTAATAGTTTGCTAAATTGTgatatttacccattttttgAGGACCCTGAGAGTCTTCCTAAGAAGACCAAGAACCTTCCGAAACAAACATTGTTCTTTTTTAAGCAAACTAACTAATAACTCCTTAAGGGATAGATTTAGCCTGACAGTTTTAAATTGAGGTTGTGATGAAGGTGAAAACTGGTATTCCTTGttcttaaaagttaaaataaagataattatttacgTTTATAAGATTTAGATACTTAATATATGTGACATCACAGAATTGGGCGTgtgtatcaataaaattttcatgaaaatagcgTCTCTGACCTACattgtctctaagtatcttggcTACGACTACTACTTAGTGCAAATATAGATCATAGTGTCTTCCGTATCACCACTCGGTTTATAGCTTTGCTCTCACTTACGAGAATACTTACGGAAGAACCACTTAGCTTGGCTTAAAATTCCGTTTAATGTCAAGTACTTCAGGAACATGGATTAGTTCGTTATTCAGAGTATAACTGTATGTgcaattatagtaaaaaaatatgtgtatgcaTAACTTGTTATGAAGCAATgattagggatgtgaaaattgtctaaatcctcctgagtgtaaatcaaaaagaaaagtagttTTTGGCAACtttgaacaaattttcaaaatagggataaataatgaataagagcACTAGTATCAAGCAGATTATCAActgatacttttaaaaaaaaatgtatgctcattagaatttcaacaattttcagTCACCATCAATTAGAGTGGGATCGGTCataggactgatttcctaatcagtctcccCTTCCCCCTTTAGtctgattgtttttttcttttttctttttagtttcttCAGTCCTACGGTCTTagatatctatttattttctttactcctAGCTGGGATTAGAGAATATaataagtatgaaaataatgaatattagaTAGAAATTAGCTCTAGCCACATAACTCCTACTTTCGTCCCTTTTAAAGTGGCTATGATAAAACTCCAAGAGCTggaatgacgtagttagtaactacgtcattccagctgttgtagttaccatacaagacgatttttaaaagttacagATTTGATTAGGACCGGACTAATGGGACTTcattctttttagtttttgttttttttgggccgatccaacactacaatcaattatgtatttttgttgtcTCAAAAGGTCTTGGAATAACCCAAAATACCGTGGTATTTTGGGTTATTCCAAGATGAGCTACATTGAGTCCAAAAAAGGTACCTGAAATACATGGACTATgcatgaataatttaattttgattacatAAGTGTATTAAGTATAACTATGTGTAATGAGTTCTCAGGTAAAGCTCATAAATTGAGTATACATCATTCCCTTCAAAAACTAGTTATAAcaattttcatttgtatttttctttgttttagttttttttattattcgcaATCATCCTCAACTgtcattttattacatttaaaaattccaGCATGAGAAGGACTcaagttattatcaatattctgtattttgcAGCAGTATTTATTGCACATCAGGGCCGATCCTCTCCATTGGACATTGAAGGgattttattccaattatttAACGTAAGGTTCATATTAAAGTACGACGTACTTATTCATAATGACTAACTTCTTAGGGAACGTCTAAAATTACCTCTACAACTCCTCGACAAGATGTTATTCTTTCTCCAGAGCAGGGCTTTGCTTCAAGTcaggtaaatatttaatacttcttTGCTTATCAATTACTACCCAGCATTacccagagtaattaggcgtcggctaaAAGACTAGTTCCCAGATTAATTAGGTGTCGTCTAGAGACAAAAAAGATAACTTCCTAAGAaaccctcagtgttactttctttttcatgagcacacatatGTAACTACTTCATACTTATATCAGTTCATATGGAGTGTTTCATCCTCaagaaatgaagaaatacacatagagtaagaaaaataatttttttaaatatgatttgacGACCGATAATAGCCTCTAGAGTGCTCAGTAAAAAAACAAgtatagtatattattataactactGCATTTAAATTGACCCTGGTGCCCTAAGTGTcagttaaggatttttttaattatgtacgtcatatcaattttctaaatatatttaaattatttatcaattctctTTAACGACTGTTAAAtcaggaaataaattttatatggaCTTGAGTATAGGACACAGTTATCGAATTATTTCATGACAACAGTTGCTTGGATAATTAAAGCTATATTTATTTACCCTTTGTTATGCTGTAAGATTTTCAAGTTTATACACATATATCCCAAAATTATCCTTTCCACAGCTGACATCAAAGTATGCGATAACATCACCCTCAAGCAAACTGTATTTATCTCCAGGCATGAACAACAAAACATTTATGTTCATAAGATGGCGCAGATATCCTTAGTTAATGTAAATAaagtactaataaatattttgtttttcatttcataGCTACAAGATGGcatagagatgaaaaaaaaaatagagtactTATCTTGAGTAAAAGCAAGGGAAATGTTTTTAAGCCAAAAGTAATTTAaccaaaacaatggaaaatataatgattCTAACAAACCTATTTATTTCTTCCACAATTTgtatgttttggtcaactacgtCGGCGTCAACCTCTTCTTGACATCGTCACTCtatgttttttatctctatgcaAGATGGCAAAGAGATTCTgagttctaaaaaataaactactatTAAGTAAACACCATTATTATCCTATTTGTAGTGAGGAAAAGAGAAAGTAACACTTGAATAAAGAAATaccaactgaaaaaaatatatagatgcaTTTCCAGTTGTTGATGATATttcgattttatttttaggtttttGATGGATTAAGCCGATCTCCTTCTATGAGACCCCCTCTAGAAATCCCAAGTCCACCTCCTCTTCCTACCTTACCCAAAGAATCGGCTTTAGCCATTCCAAGTCTACCTCCACTTCCTCCTATACCTAAACCCCCTTTTCCAGCTTTCACAAGTCGTCCTACCTTACCTCCTTCAAAGTTATCAAGTCCATCTCCTCTGCCACCCTTTCCTCCTGTTCCTTCTTTTCCCTCTCCTCCAAATCAGTCACTACCAGCAACTACTTCCAGATCACCACTTCCGCCCTTACCTCGTTTTCCTGGACCTTCTCGCCCAAATGGACCTATTGGCAGTTTAAATTCAAACACAGTAAGACATTTTCTAACAATCTAATTACATACTTGTGTATGTATCTTTCAGAATGTAATTGGCCCTCCTGGTGCAAGTTCATTACCTGTTAATCGTCATTCCTCTGCTGTAAGTATGCGTAGAGCCATGGCATTCTAGAgacaatatgaaataattatgcgTGCAGCttagtttgtttttctttatttcccctCTTGAAGGAATAGAGTAAAAAATGACGTCGACTCTTTTTGTCGTTTTTTTCAACCAGTTACTCCCTTTATATTCCCCTCATgtggaaataaaaattctgaGTTATTTTGCAGGTCTCTTGAATTCCGTGATACTTGTCACAAGACTCCATTtgattataatcatattttgtacGCAGAGTGGAGTCATGAagacagaaataaaaaagaatgttgTTTGCAAACTACACAAATACTTCAGAAGACTTAAAAAGTTCATATGCGTTGAATTCAGTGTTGTGTCTTCAAATGAGACGAATACATCCAACGGTACAATTATAGCAACGCTTCATGATTAAATCTTGAATGTCAGGGATTTTAAGTAAGGGGATcaacttaaaatatatgaatgtgtTTTTCAAATACGGActttatttacagttttgtgaatgaaatatatatactataacgacagattttattttttctttgatgtcacagatttaattataaaccgAATGCCTCACTATTTTGGAATCATATTAGGTTGGGAAAGAAGTATTTTCGTATTTCCCGTTCtttattggtcacatcagatGATAGGATAGAGTGTCGTAAAGGTGTAGGTGCATACTAAAACGCTTTTTGAACAGTATTGCACATGGCAGGTTTAGTTGTGAAGTATCGTGCCTCGAGTGTGGAGGTctcaaacaaataaattcaccatattttacatttctacTACCAGAAAGGAAACATTCTTGGTCGAAAGCGACCAATTTGCAATGTATGCggggccgatactctttcggttcgtgttgcagaACAATTGTTCTAGAACATACTCCCCCCACCACCACaagctcaattctgccctcttatgtgaacaactcgaccgtctGAAGCTGGTGATCGACCTGAAGTGGCctgcattggtgaataggagacaccAAGACAACACAGATAGCGGTGTTCCACATCTGTTGTGGAAACAACCTCCCCTTACAATACGTAAGACAATTAATCgaattagataattacattaagtgtggaataaaaaaaaattagtagtcattaaatatatatagttacatttattaaaagaaatgaattaattaaacattcagaaacgaattaatattaattattaatattagttatatacaATATCATACAAGTGGTAGTGGGATTCTCATTCTGAAttggaatgaatgaatatatgaattgataatattcatattctttgataaatataacagaagaccattattaaaaatgaaattacatattcaaatgtaatttatcatattatgaaaatacactCGAAAATTCTTTGAAGGAGTCTATTACTCACTTGTTAAGGTTCTCATAACTTGGGTTGAGATCCATTAGAGGTATGAATTCCCAGTTCTAGATATACAAGTGCCTTGAGTGACTACGTAATGCAGCCTGTTTCGTACTCTTCGAATAAGAAAGAAGGTTCATGAAGAGACGAAAACATCGTTGTTATCTCTCTATTCCTATTCTAAATTGCTCCAAATGTACtaagctttacagttttcctcgcgTACATCTCTCATTTCCTCTTGCTCTCCTACGATCCAACCTTTGAGTGCCTCTCCCAATCCTTTCAGTGATTTGCCTCATCACATCCAACTGCTCATAATGAGCTCTTGCTTAATCTCTTGCGATGCTTGTTCGTACATCCACGAGTCTTTTaacatgaataatccatcatttaTACAGTCTAATGCCAATTGATAACGGGTAGTTAATTGATTAGCACTTCTTTCATTCGAATAGCTttcgtttttgtttattattctttaatcttatatttattatttattaatattacccattttgtctctggttcgaactctcagtcataaaatatatcagattattaattacattaaataaagaaaggcgAGTCTTCCACCCTGCCAGCTTTATCAAAGAATACTAGAGTCTACTCAAAGAATACTAAAACAACTGGAAGTGCGCCTTAAAATTGCGCTCACCTTTTTTCCAGACCAAGAGGCTAACACATTCTTTCTTTATCTTATAAAGGAAGCTAATTAAGGAAAACGCGGAACAAAGGCAACGTGGTTCacaatagttaaataatactcTGCTCCTGGATGTAATCAGAGATATCTCTCCATCTCAAAGGATCTGGATGTGAGCTTTCACAGATTTTCCATAAAAGACTCCCAAAATCTGGCCAAATGACTTAAGGCCATATCGAGAGATACGATTGACTAAACACCAACAGCGAATT includes the following:
- the LOC121128170 gene encoding uncharacterized protein isoform X2, with protein sequence MSSQFFLLFAIILNCHFITFKNSSMRRTQVIINILYFAAVFIAHQGRSSPLDIEGILFQLFNGTSKITSTTPRQDVILSPEQGFASSQVFDGLSRSPSMRPPLEIPSPPPLPTLPKESALAIPSLPPLPPIPKPPFPAFTSRPTLPPSKLSSPSPLPPFPPVPSFPSPPNQSLPATTSRSPLPPLPRFPGPSRPNGPIGSLNSNTNVIGPPGASSLPVNRHSSAVS
- the LOC121128170 gene encoding uncharacterized protein isoform X1, whose protein sequence is MSSQFFLLFAIILNCHFITFKNSSMRRTQVIINILYFAAVFIAHQGRSSPLDIEGILFQLFNGTSKITSTTPRQDVILSPEQGFASSQVFDGLSRSPSMRPPLEIPSPPPLPTLPKESALAIPSLPPLPPIPKPPFPAFTSRPTLPPSKLSSPSPLPPFPPVPSFPSPPNQSLPATTSRSPLPPLPRFPGPSRPNGPIGSLNSNTNVIGPPGASSLPVNRHSSASGVMKTEIKKNVVCKLHKYFRRLKKFICVEFSVVSSNETNTSNGTIIATLHD